In Methanocaldococcus lauensis, a single genomic region encodes these proteins:
- a CDS encoding Gar1/Naf1 family protein, whose protein sequence is MKIKILHKTPKGFLIGRGIRNVKINSVVTYKNKKIGKVIDIFGPITNPYIKIRPINKDIEVPEIVYIKNDKSKYKNTKKRKK, encoded by the coding sequence TTGAAAATAAAAATACTTCACAAAACTCCTAAAGGTTTTTTGATAGGAAGAGGCATTAGAAATGTAAAAATTAATTCAGTTGTTACTTACAAAAATAAAAAAATTGGTAAGGTTATTGACATTTTTGGGCCAATTACTAATCCTTACATAAAAATACGCCCTATTAATAAAGATATTGAAGTTCCTGAGATTGTATATATTAAAAACGATAAATCCAAATATAAAAATACTAAAAAAAGAAAAAAATAA
- a CDS encoding cyclase family protein — translation MKILDLTQPLINFPYPGDPELKITEKKMDGFIISEIVMGSHLSTHVDYPKHIGLENIIFSKDLIIEGIGYCISLNDFEINKLPVCDILLIYTGFSKYWGKEEYFEKIPDIYFLDDIIKSNIKCVGIDACTIGGFEEHKKLLSKNILIIENLNENLKFLINKGFYFLGLPLKIYDIDASPIRCIAIKP, via the coding sequence ATGAAAATCTTAGATCTGACTCAGCCATTAATTAACTTTCCATATCCTGGAGATCCCGAATTAAAAATCACTGAAAAAAAGATGGATGGGTTTATAATATCAGAGATAGTTATGGGTTCTCATCTCTCTACTCATGTGGATTATCCAAAACATATTGGCTTAGAAAATATAATTTTTTCTAAAGATTTGATAATTGAGGGAATAGGATATTGCATATCTTTGAATGATTTTGAGATAAATAAGTTACCTGTTTGTGATATATTACTAATTTATACAGGATTTTCTAAATATTGGGGAAAAGAAGAGTATTTTGAAAAAATTCCAGATATTTATTTTTTAGATGATATTATTAAAAGCAATATAAAATGTGTTGGTATAGATGCATGCACAATTGGTGGATTTGAGGAGCATAAAAAGCTATTATCTAAGAATATATTAATTATTGAAAATTTAAATGAAAATTTAAAATTTTTGATTAATAAGGGGTTTTATTTTTTAGGGTTGCCGTTAAAGATATATGATATTGATGCTTCGCCTATAAGATGTATTGCTATTAAGCCATAA
- the hmd gene encoding 5,10-methenyltetrahydromethanopterin hydrogenase codes for MKIAILGAGCYRTHAAAGITNFMRACQVAKEVGKPEIALTHSSITYGAELLHLIPEVDEVIVSDPCFAEEPGLVVIDEFDPKEVMEAHLSGNPESIMPKIREVVKAKAKELPKPPKACIHLVHPEDVGLKVTADDREAVADADIVITWLPKGNKQPEIIKKFADAIPEGAIVTHACTIPTTKFAKIFKDLGRDDLNITSYHPGCVPEMKGQVYIAEGYASEEAINKLYEIGKKARGQAFKMPANLIGPVCDMCSAVTATVYAGLLAYREAVTKILGAPADFAQMMADEALTQIHNLMKEKGIANMEEALDPAALLGTADSMCFGPLADILPTALKVLEKYKKE; via the coding sequence ATGAAGATAGCAATACTTGGAGCAGGATGTTACAGAACTCACGCAGCAGCAGGAATTACAAACTTTATGAGAGCATGTCAAGTTGCTAAGGAAGTAGGTAAACCAGAGATTGCATTAACCCACTCATCAATAACCTATGGAGCAGAGTTATTACACTTAATTCCAGAAGTTGATGAAGTTATTGTTTCAGATCCATGCTTTGCAGAAGAGCCAGGATTAGTTGTTATTGACGAATTTGATCCTAAAGAAGTTATGGAAGCACACTTAAGTGGTAATCCAGAAAGTATAATGCCAAAAATTAGAGAAGTAGTTAAAGCAAAAGCAAAAGAATTGCCAAAACCACCAAAGGCATGTATCCATTTAGTCCATCCAGAAGATGTAGGTTTAAAAGTAACAGCAGATGATAGAGAGGCTGTAGCTGATGCAGACATAGTTATAACATGGTTACCAAAAGGAAATAAACAACCAGAAATTATTAAGAAATTTGCTGATGCTATTCCAGAAGGAGCTATTGTAACTCACGCATGTACAATTCCTACAACAAAATTCGCTAAAATATTCAAAGACTTAGGAAGAGATGACTTAAACATAACTTCATACCACCCAGGATGTGTCCCAGAAATGAAAGGTCAAGTTTATATCGCTGAAGGTTATGCAAGTGAAGAGGCAATTAATAAATTATACGAAATAGGTAAAAAAGCAAGAGGACAGGCATTTAAGATGCCTGCAAACTTAATAGGTCCAGTATGTGACATGTGTTCAGCAGTTACAGCAACAGTCTATGCTGGTTTATTGGCTTACAGAGAAGCAGTAACAAAGATTTTAGGAGCTCCAGCAGACTTCGCTCAAATGATGGCAGACGAGGCTTTAACTCAAATACACAACTTAATGAAAGAAAAAGGAATTGCAAACATGGAAGAAGCTTTAGACCCAGCTGCATTATTAGGAACAGCTGACAGTATGTGCTTTGGTCCATTAGCAGATATTTTACCAACTGCATTGAAAGTATTAGAGAAATACAAAAAAGAGTAA
- the hmdB gene encoding 5,10-methenyltetrahydromethanopterin hydrogenase cofactor biosynthesis protein HmdB yields the protein MVFEKIYENFKELKEGNKKIIKEGLIDKDEALKLFKIDKWRDYLKLFDIASRVRDYFKKEIEITSTIHITNICKVNPKCLYCGFAAGTSKEGYYKPFRLSDEEIKKSAIAIEESGIYRVSCSSAHGYEGKEVLRALKIVKENTNLEVLINAGADLTEKSIKDLKKYGIDTICCNLETINENLFKKVKPGEELEDRIRVCKLVNKYNIELSSGLLIGIGESYEDRVEHLFYLKNELNVGEIPIMGFNPYKGTPMENHPRCSALEQAKTIAITRLLFPNIRITSPTPTIGAELVQFALLGGASNVATVIPRNHPINIKGVGNPKTGNLEEVVKLIKELGVKPKLDWKKYEEYLEKYGNK from the coding sequence ATGGTATTTGAAAAGATATATGAGAATTTTAAAGAATTAAAAGAGGGGAATAAAAAAATAATTAAAGAGGGCTTAATTGATAAAGATGAAGCATTGAAATTATTTAAAATAGATAAATGGAGGGATTATTTAAAATTATTTGACATTGCCTCACGAGTTAGAGATTATTTTAAAAAAGAGATTGAGATTACATCAACAATTCACATAACTAACATTTGTAAAGTTAATCCAAAATGTCTATACTGTGGATTTGCCGCTGGGACATCAAAAGAGGGATACTATAAACCATTTAGGTTGAGTGATGAAGAAATTAAAAAATCGGCAATAGCTATTGAGGAAAGTGGAATTTATAGAGTTAGTTGTTCTTCTGCACATGGTTATGAAGGGAAAGAAGTTTTAAGAGCTTTAAAGATAGTTAAAGAAAATACCAACTTGGAAGTTTTGATAAATGCAGGGGCAGATTTAACTGAAAAATCTATAAAGGATCTTAAAAAATATGGCATTGATACAATATGTTGTAATTTAGAAACTATAAATGAAAATCTCTTTAAAAAAGTAAAACCAGGAGAGGAATTGGAGGATAGAATAAGAGTTTGTAAATTGGTTAATAAATATAATATAGAGTTATCGTCTGGTTTATTAATAGGGATTGGAGAGAGTTATGAGGACAGAGTAGAGCATTTATTTTATTTAAAAAATGAGTTAAATGTTGGAGAAATTCCAATAATGGGCTTCAATCCTTACAAAGGAACTCCAATGGAGAATCATCCAAGATGTTCTGCATTAGAACAGGCAAAAACTATAGCAATAACAAGATTGTTATTTCCAAATATAAGAATAACTTCACCAACACCAACAATTGGGGCTGAATTAGTTCAATTTGCTTTATTGGGAGGAGCGAGTAATGTGGCAACAGTAATTCCAAGAAATCATCCTATAAACATTAAAGGTGTTGGAAATCCAAAAACTGGGAATTTAGAGGAGGTTGTTAAGTTAATAAAAGAATTAGGGGTAAAACCAAAATTGGATTGGAAGAAATATGAGGAATATTTAGAGAAATATGGAAATAAATGA